Genomic window (Vulpes lagopus strain Blue_001 chromosome 6, ASM1834538v1, whole genome shotgun sequence):
AACATGATGGTAGATAAGAAAGCTCTTGTACTTTTTGGAAGGGCCCCTATTAGTTATATGCTAATGACACCGTCCAATACATACTGTGAAGAATGACGTTAAAGGGGCATTCCAGTAAACCCATTCTTTGCACATTACAGGAaggtttagggaaaaaaagtaaaaacaaagagcaGCTCTTGTAGGAGGATAGGTGAAAGAGAACATGATTATTTGACTtcaaccaaagaggtgaaggcaaagaaaatgaaagcattcaagAAGCATCAACGAAGCACGGGGGAAGATACAGTCCCTTATCCCTAAGCAATTCATAGGCTAGGTAAAAGGGTCAGTGTATAGCTAAAACAATTGGCATCTTGTTCTAAACCCACCAATCACATAATCTCACTGGACCCTAGTCAATAATCCCATGAGAAACAGgtctcctgggcagcctgggtggctgagcggtttagcatcgccttcagtccagggcctgatcctagagacctgggatcgagtcccatgtaaggctccctgcatggagcctgcttctccctctgcctgtgtctctgcctctctctctctctctctctctctgtctctctctgtttctcatgaataaataaataaaatattttaaaaaaagaaacaggtctcctttttaaggcttttacagatggggagactgagttTTGGAAAGGTAACTTCTTCAAGATTTTGTGACTGTTGACTAATTAGAGTAGCCATATCTGGAGAACTGAGAACCTGCAATCTTCGTACTGCACAccagatagaaaatatttctgaacacCATGGAAGTATTACTTATTCTGTAGTCAGTTTGGAAGATACCTCAGGAACTTGAGATCGTTTTTAGGCAAATAAGGAAATGACTACTTTCATGAACACAAAAcagattttagaaatgttttagttGGATTCACAACTATGGGCCATAATGGATTCTGAGGgggaaattaaaagaatatacagGGTACATTTCTAAACTTAAGTTACATGAAATGACATGAAGGCCACTCTCATCCCTCTCACTTGGTCAACCTTGCCTGGCCACCATGGAACCGATTTCTACCAATGACCCACTACTGTATGGTAATGCCCAGCTCTGGGGGAAGGGACATGGTCCTGCCCTGTGAGAGTTCTGAATACCGTGCAACTAATACTTAAAATCCTATATGAAAATGcagagaagggcagccccggtggctcagcagtttagcgctgcctttagcccagggcctgatcctggacactcgggatcgagtcccacgtcaggctccctgcatggagcctgcttctcctctgtctgtgccaatctctctccctctctctctcttatgtttctcatgaataaataaaatctttaaaaaaaaaataaaatacagagaaatataaaaagcacTGCAGCAGCTCTGTCAAGGGAACGGTCTCCTCTTTGGGAGACAGTCACGGAAAGCTTCTCAGATATTTGGACTGGAACAATGCAAAGCTCAGGGGCATGACAGAACATGAATAGTGTGCACAAAGAACAGCAAGTgttcaaaaatcaatgaaataaaaggagactctgaaaaacccacagctgatCCTATTTATCACGAccaactgagagcttttccccaaagatcaggaataagacaaggatgtctgctctcaccttctattcaacattatactggagGTTCAAGCCAGGGAAAtgaggcaagaaaatgaaaaaacaaaaacaaaaaaatactccTGGAATATAAAGAACAATGTAAAACCCtgtatttgcagatggcatgatcttGTATACATAGAATCCCAAggactatacacacacacaaactgtaaGAACTAAACAAGTTCAGTAAGGTTACTAAACTTACAATTAAacttgtaggatacaaaatcaatgtacaaaatcAACCATATTTCTATACAATAGCCATGAATAATCTGaaagtaaattaagaaaactCCACTtaatacagcaaaaaaaaatacttaggaataaatgtaCTAAAAGAAGCATTGATTTgtgcactgaaaactataaaacattgttaaagaaattaaagacaaataagTAGACATAGTACTTTCATAGTTTGGAAGACAATATTGTTACAATGGCAATCCTCCCCAAATTGTtctacagattcaatataatccctattaaaatcctggctttcttttttgaaagctgacaagctgattctgaaattcatatgaaatatacaagacccagaatagctaaccaatcttgaaaaggaacaaaattagaGGTCTCATACTTCCCACTTCTAAAACTTAACTACAAAGGTAAAGTAATGAacacagtgtagtactggcataGGACAGCCATATAAATtgatggaatagaattgagactCCGGAAATAAACCTATACATTCATggttaattaattcattttcaacaaggatgccaacatatttaatgaggaaagaacagctttttaaacaaatggtgcaGAGAGAATGCATATCTGCATGCAGAATAATGAAGTGGCCCTCTCCCtcgcaccatacacaaaagttcatccaaaatggatcaaagacctaaatataagaaccaaactataaaactgttaggagaaaacataggcaCACATCTTCAtgacttttgtgcttcaaaggatactatcaagaaagtgaaaaagcaacctacaaaataggagaaaatatttgcaaatcatatatataagGGTCCAGTATTCagcatataaagaactcctacaactcatcaataaaaagacaagccaattaaaaagtgggcaaagacagcaaaagatacagtcaacaaaacccaaagacaacctacagaatgggagaagatatttgcaaatgacatatcagataaagggctagtttccaagatctataaagaacttattaaactcaacaccaaagaaacaaacaatccaatcatgaaatgggcaaaagacatgaagagaaatctcacagaggaagacatggacatggccaacatgcacatgagaaaatgctctgcatcacttgccatcagggaaatacaaatcaaaaccacaatgagataccacctcacaccagtgagaatggggaaaattaacaaggcaggaaaccacaaatgttggagaggatgcggagaaaagggaaccctcttacactgttggtgggaatgtgaactggtgcagccactctggaaaactgtgtggaggttcctcaaagagttaaaaatagacctgccctacgacccagcaattgcactgctggggatttaccccaaagattcagatgcaatgaaacgccgggacacctgcaccccgatgtttctatcagcaatggccacaatagccaaactggaaggagcctcggtgtccatcgaaagatgaatggataaagaagatgtggtttatgtatacaatggaatattactcagcaattagaaacgacaaatacccaccatttgcttcaacgtggatggaactggagggtattatgctgagtaaaataagtcaatcggagaaggacaaacagtgtatgttctcattcatttggggaatataaataatagtgaaagggaatataaaggaagggaaaagaaatgttgggaaatatcaggaagggagacagaacataaagactcctaactcggggaaacgaactaggggtggtggaaggggaggagggcgggtgttggaggggaatgggtgacgggcactgaggtggacacttgacgggatgagcactgggtgtttttctgtatgttggtaaattgaacaccaataaaaattaattaaaagggatccctgggtggcgcagcggtttggcacctgcctttggcccagggcgcggtcctggagacctgagatcgaatcccacatcgggctcccggtgcatggagcctgcttctccctctgcctgtgtctctgcctctctctctctctctgtgactatcatacataaataaataaaaatttaaaaaaaattaattaaaaaaataaaaataaaaataaaaactccaaaaaaaaaaaaaaaaagtgggcaaaggatcCAAACCAAAGgttcttcaaagaagataaacaaatggctagtaagcacaagaaaagatgttcagtatccTTAGTCATTaggtaaatgcaaataaaaaacacaagataccacttcatacccactaggatggctataatcaaaaagatggACAGTAATGAatttgatgaggatgtggagaaattggaaccctacTACACTGCTGGTAGAAAGGTaaaatgctgctgctgcttttgaaAACAGCCTGGCAGTtccagcagttcctcaaaaggttaaacgtGGTTTATTACCTGATAACCTAGCAACTCCActtctaagagaaatgaaaaggtaTATTCATAGAAAATCATATAGCTTGTAGCAGCACTGTTCctaacagtagaaaaaaaaaatggaaactgcaaatgtccatcaattcACAGATAATCAAAATGTGATCAGTCAACACAAGGAAATACtcagctatgaaaaaaaaaaaaaggaaatacttagcTATGAAAAAGAACGAATtattgatatatgctacaacatggatgaatctttaaAACATGATACCAAGTGAAGGAAGTCAGACATAAAAGGCCACATGCTGTATGACCCCATTTATATGAACTATCCAGAACAGgcaaaatgagagaaacagaaatcatTGTTTGTTAGCGGGAGGGAAAATTAAGAATGCTTGCTAATGGGTATAGGGTTCTTTGGGGCttatgaaaatgctctaaaattaagTAATGGTGATGGTTAACATAGATGTATGTATAGATgataacatatatgtatgttaCATAAAATActactgtacacttaaaagttaaatttttatggtatgtgaattatatgtaACAAAATCCATACAACTTTTCAATGGGATGCAATCAGAGGTATGGCAAACCAACATTTGCCTTcagcaaataaaattaaagttctcTTACTaggcggatccctgggtggctcattggtttagtgcctgccttccgcccagggcatggtcctggagccccaggatcaagactcacgtcaagctccctgcatggagcctgcttctccctcctctgcctgtgtctctgcctctctctctctcgtgaataaataaaatctttattaaaaagttctcttactgggatccctgggtggcgcagcggtttggcgcctgcctttggcccagggcgcaatcctggagacccgggatcgaatctcacgtcgggcttctagtgcatggagcctgcttctccctctgcctgtgtctctgcctctctctctctctgtgactatcataaatttaaacaaacaaaaaaattctcttaCTAAATGATTCTTAACAAATGACATCCAAACAAATAACATCCAAAACAATGCCCAGCACttggtaaatactcagtaaatgtcTGTAGAACCAATGATTACCACAAGCacaaacaaagggaaagaggTATGAGAAATTAGCATTAGCAGAGttgaaagatgttttaaaattagttgATTTAAGGAAGGCTATTCATTTCAACCACGCAGAAGAGCaaccattttggggaaaaaaaaccccacaaaacatcATTTTTCTCTATGCTGATGTCAAGTTGGGCAAATTCTATCTGAAAAAGTTGTGTTGTCTTCCCTCAGTCTCACTCCAGAGAAATCTTGTAGACAAGTGCCCTCAAATCTCCTAAACACTTCCTTCCCCCATAGTCCCAGTGAGACTGAGCTCATTCCAATTCCTTGGTTAAGAGGTGGTTCATCAGGAGTGATTGACCAAAAAAAGCAATCCTTCCCAAGTAAAGTAACTTTCCTTCCATGCCACTTcctttaaaattactaaaaaaaacaaaacaaaaaacaaaacaaaacactccctctgcctgtgtctctgcctctctctctgtgactatcataaataaataaaaatttatttaaaaaaaagggggggatccctgggtggcacagaggtttggcgcctgcctttggcccagggcgcgatcctggagacccgggatcgaatctcacgtcgggcttctggtgcatggagcctgcttctccctccgcctctctctctctgtgactatcataaataaataaaaatttattttaaaaaaattactaagatacaggaaaaattaaaagttcagaTAAGGAGGGATATCTGATTCTTGTGAGGACAGGAACCAGCAGGTCCCAGATAAAGGGAACCCTCAAGGGGAATTAACATCTTCTGAGTACCTACTAATTTAAACAAAGGCACAATCCATGCCCACAAGGAGCTTGCAGTCTAGTGAGGAAACCAGGATATAATTGTTCTAATTATAAAACCATGAAATGCTTAAACAGCGATAGGAACAATTTGCCCTGAGAGCAGAAGTGACTCATTCTGACTAGGGAATGAAAAAAGGTTTCTGGCTGTGGTGTTTGGCTTTATGCCTTGGCTTACACTTGATTCTGAGAGTAAATGTAATGGGCACAGCATGAACAGTACATAAATTCAACTGGAATGCACAGGGCATCAGATGTAGAGCAAGATGTGGCAGGGAAACTTAACCAGGATCAAACTGGGAAAGGGCTTAGTTCCACACCTAAGTGAATTTGTAATTATTGGTGGTAGAACAAGGGCCCTTTAATGGCAACATGAAGTCTGGAGCCAGACATCTATCAGCAGCCCAATTAAGGTAGGGAGTTGCTCAAGAAGTTAGAACAGAACGGAGAATGGGCAGGACGTTAATTGGAcgtacaaaatttaaaacaaaggtcAAAAAAATGACATTCTCCCTAAGATCTCTAACAATTTATGTGAACTTTTTAGATGGCCATTTAGTGCCCTCTGGTGGATAGAAGAGATCTTCCCAGTATTAATGCATTAAGCTTCCCAGCATTAAGAGGTTCCATGTGTTTCTAGCCAAGTTGATATTAATATGCTATCCAGATTTCTACCAACCAGCCTTTGCAGAAATCTCCATTCAGATTACAAGGCACTATTCTAGTTGAATCGTTAGAGAACAGACAGACCTCTGAATGCTTAAATGATGCAACGGAGGCAATATAATAGAGGAGCGAAATGCTAATGTGATGCTGGCCTGAGAATTCAGAATACAAAGCCAGAGAGAGGTGGGTTAAGGCTTCATGGATATATAGGTAACTCATTTCTTTAACCTAAGATTACTGAAGAGTATGTAGGTCAGAGGCAATCACAAAACACCCTATGAACAGAAGTAAATGGTTCAATAGAACATATAAAGGTTTAGATATTTAGAAATCCTGTAGCAGGGGAAGACTGGAACAGTTAGGGGGCGATGTAGCACCCAAAAGTTTTAAGACCAATCTGACTTAAGAATACAAAATGGAGTAATTCAGTTATTAATGAGACTAAGTACGAAACTTAAGGATATAAATCAGTGAAAACCAGTTAAGTCCTAATTAATGGTATGATTCAAAATGAATTCGCTGAACATATATTAAGGGGTCAGTGTGGCTACAGAAGATAGCATAAGCTTTGCAACAATCTTTATTAGCAAACTACTGcctttttccctcatttttttgaGCTCACTTTGAGGTAAAGACAAGAAAAGCTACCCAGACCCCAAAGACTCCAGTGCTGCTGGTGTGGATAATTCATTTGCACATTAATCAGGTATGCACACTGATTACTCAATCCAGCCATTCTTTTACATTCCCAGACTCATTCAATAGACCTTTCAAATACCAGGCTACATACTACCGAGAAAACTCATCGTCCCTAACTAAATACACAACGTTCCTGTTGTAATTTTAACCCCCACTCTAATTCGTTAAGTGAGAACTTCCCCTCCACAACACCAGCACTTCCACAAAGAGTATTAACAGCCATCTGGGatctaaaagaaaataggaaaatagataaataattcttACACCCAAAGGccaaacaatttttattttcaaaaacaactttattcatgacacatattaaaaaaaaatcccaccccCTGGAAAtgagctaaaaaaataaacaaaatccaccTCCCACCGCCCTGTTCCCACTTCCTCCCATTCCCtccaaataaaagggaaaaaaaggcaaaggaaaacaaaacaaaacaaaaaaactgaaaaacaaaacaaaaaaaaacgccccaaaaccccccaaaacaaggTAGTGCATTTCCCCAGGGGGTAGGGGAATTTACACTGGAGCCGCTGGGAGCGGAACGGAGATCTTCCGGCTACAGAAACCTGCAAAGAAAGACactcaaaacagaaaaagaaacacaaaaggaaacaaaatagatcACCAGGCAAtctggaggggcagggagccggaaaagaggggtggggtgggtggcagacctggcaggacaggagcaggtggaggggaCTGCGAAAGTTAGGGAGAAGATGGAGGGAAGGTAACAAGCAGAACAGTTTGGTGTCCTTCCAGAGCCCTGGGTAAAAAAACCCCTCCTACCACCCATGCCCACCTACCCTCGAGCAGCCCCCAAAGGGGTGAAGTGGGACAGGGAAACAAGGGGAGCAGCTTGCGCAGTTGAGACGTGTCCATGGCGAATCCCCAGAGTGAATGAGCAGCCCCCTGCCCCGCTCCCTGGGCCTTCCCCTACTTCCCAAAGCAGGTCCCTCCTCAGCAGTTAGTTATGGGATTCTCCCCCCTTCCacagtatatcttttttttttaaaaatatttttttttccatcaaggtcatcttctgtttttctttttttttttttaattcttttttttttttccttctttcctctttttttcctctctctcctcctaatACACACTTTTTTTAGTAAGGGGAATACCATGATGTCGCTCTAGCCCGGCCcctggaagaaagaaggagagttAGGTGTTAACATGATCACTTAAGAGTTTAGCACAAGCCCCTCCCCGTGGGCCCTTGCCCCAGTGACAGTGcagggaatgggggtggggggtgggggtgggggggagaagtTTCCAAGTATCCTAAAAGTGACCCCACAATGGTGACACACCTGGCAAACAGGAGGGGATAATTTAACAGAATACTTTGCCAGAGGCAAAAAACTACATCTGAGATATAGGGGCAAGAAAATGGACTCATTATCTTTCCAGTTTCAGTTTTCCACAGCTCTTAAACCCCAGGCCTTCACCATCAGATCCTCCCTAATTCCTGGGAACAGATAAGTATATCTTATAAAAAGTCAAGGTCTATATGCCTATCCTGTCTATTCAAAGGCGGAGAAATGATAGTAAAGCAACAACATGGGCACCACACTAGGCCCAGAGAAAAAGTTAACCTTGCAAAACAGTGGCTCAGttaaagagtaaatatttcagtatcCTCCCACATGGCTGTTGAGGAAGATCAACCTCCTTCCAAGGGAGGTTCAATCTTCAACCCCTccttaactctgggaaaaatAGCAAATGTCCAAGCAATGCCTTCACTACTAAGGCCATTCTTTCTGGCCTGCTGTGTAAATGCCTTCATTGCCACCAactctcaaggaaaaaaaaaggctgggggAAAGAAGCATCTCTCAGAACAAGAGTAGAGAGATCCAGCCCTTATCACCAATTCCTGCTCCAGAAAACGATGATGAGACTGgcctcctggcctggcctgcaACTACCTTCCTCACCCTGCACAGGCAGGAGACCAAGTCCCTGGAGACCAAGGGGAGGGTAACGTGAGGGAGGCTCCTCAgatcaggaaagaaggaaacataCAGGGCTCATGGGAGGCGGGGGAGAGGAGCAGCCCATCTATCCTGACCTGTAGACGCGACCCCGGGGCCTGCTGTTAAAACCACTGTAGAATCGAGAGCGGGAGCTGTTGTAGTTGGTAGTCCGGGCACGGTATCGGGCTCGTGGGAAACCCCGGTCTGTTGTGCTGATGCCTGGTCTGTTGGTTCGTTTTGGGATCACCTGAGAGTGAGGGATATACAACAGAAAGTCTTAAAATAAGCCTGGAGAGTTTGCACAGAACCAGAACAGCAATGAGTACAGGGCTTACCttgatttgtcttcctctaaaTAGTGACTCATCTAAGGCCAAGGAAGTCCTCACTGACTCTTTGTCTGAGAACTCTATATATGCAAAACTGAAAAGAATAATTGTCATTTCATTCATCTGAAGTTACAGCAGCTTACACATCAAATCCAACTTGCAGGTATGCCTGAATAACAACAGGgccacatatttatttattggtcaattttttcaaaaaagatttttatttatttatttattcatgagagacacgggggagggggggggggaagcaaagacacaggcagagggagaaggtggctccatgcaggcagcctgaggtgggacttgatcccaggtctccaggatcaggccatgggctgaaggcggtgctaaaccgctgagccaccagactaaataaaaatttttatatattaaaaaaaaaaagggatccctgggtggcgcagcggtttggggcctgcctttggcccagggcgcgattctggagacccgggatcgaatccccacgtcaggcttctggtgtatggagcctgcttctccctctgcctatgtctctgcctctctctctctctctctctctctgtgactatcatgaataaataaaaattaaaaaaaaataaaaataaaaataaaccgctgagccaccaggctgccctggtcaaaatttttttaaatggaatactTCAATCTAAATTTCCACCTActcttaagaaaattataaaatagtataCAAACAGCCTGGATTGCTAAGCAAATGCTGTCCCTCCTTCTTCTAATTCATAATCCCACTCATGCTAACCTTCATCTTTATGTTTGGTCTCTGAAGGCATTTACGTGCAACCCGATATGTACATGTGACACTAACGCCCTAACCGTAAGATGAACACTGCTTATTTTAACAAGTTAACACTGCTCAATACAAAACATAATTTACCTATTTCTAAGATGTGATTAAAACAACCTCATTTTACTTCTCTACTTACCCTTTAGGATGGCCACTAAATTTGTCACAGAGTATGGTAACACGGTTGACTGAACCACAGCCATGAAAGTGTGCTTCCAACTCTTCTGCTGTTGCACCATAGTCCACCTGTGAGGGTAGAGAAGGTTATGTTTCACAGGTACCCTGCCTATCCTCTCCAAATCACATCAACTCTCGTTCTCTAAGAAGTTCATCTTCTCTTCCTAACCCCAGAGCCTCTGCTGATCTCCATTTCCTTTTACCTCCTCCAAACCCTCTCAATACCCCCCCAACCTACCTTACCCCataccccccccccatccttgaAATATTCCTTAAGACTCCTATTAACCAACTCCCCAAACAAGAGCTTGCCCACAACCCCAATCAGGGCCCCAATACATACATTGCCAACATAAATGGAACGGGCATCAGCCTCCATCTTCTCTTCAATGGACATGATCACTGGGCCagctttgaagaaaaaagaaagggaggggggtggcaggAAACTGGTTTTCTATTTGACCAATATAtgcatcactaccaccaccaccactacagGGAAGGCAAAGATTTTGGTCTGTTCTGTTCCCTGCTGTACCCCTTACCAAGAATACTGTCTAGCACACAATAGATGCTTGGCTGAACATCTGACTAATCAAACAACAGATTaacatatccttaaaaaaaaaaatcagagaaaacagTACAGGAATTTCTCTCCTGCCCCCAAATCAAGACCCTACTGAACAGCTTTGactcaaatcatttttaaagtgaacaaaatCAAGGGAACCCAAACTCAACAGTTCTAGGTTAAAGAGAAAGCCCTCTGCAGTCGAGTAGCTTCTCTTAGGACTAACTAAAGGGTCTCCAACTAAAGGAAGAACTATGAGACTTGAAGGTCAAATGCCAGTTGGCAACGTCCACAAAGAGTAGAGGTAGactaaagaacaaagaagaacACATTtgtaaaaaggacaaagaaaggcACAAAATTACCATCATCAAAATAGAGATTCTTGCCTCACTAAGGTCAGAAAAACACACAATGGACTATGACCCCAGCACCTGCCCAGTAATTGCTCATACAAGCAGCCCCAAGGTCCCGAGCAAGTCTAATCCCACACAACCCGTGCTCGCAGAACCCTTCCGAGGACCCGGGCTCCGCGTGCAACCGCCGGTTACTCACCATTGCCTGGAGGTGGACTCATATTCATCTGTTTCTCTACCTCGTTCTGTAGCTCCTTTAACTTCTCAgcttcttcctccatctccctGACTCGAGCTTTGATCGCTTCCAGCTCCTGTAATGAGTGGAAAGGGTATGGAGAAGAGCTTAAGAGGAACCAACGCAGGGGCTGTGCCCTGCTCTCCGTCCAAGCGCGGCCCCAGCCATGCTCGGCCATTTCCCTCGCCCCACGCGCGGGTCGcgatgaaaagaaaagcaagctacCTTCTCTAGAACAACACTAGGCACCCATAACGCCCGAATCAACCCGGCTGGGCCCCTTCTGGACGTCGAGGATCCGCGCCCGGCCCTGCCCCAGCCACGTTATtccccgcccaccccaccccccgcctgccTCCCGCTCGCCCGAGCTCTGGGCCTCCCGTGACACGGCCAGGCCTGCTCGCTCGCCCTCCTTCCCTCACCGGGTCCTCAATGGCGCCGTCCCCCGGGTCACCCTCGACCAGTcccggctcctcctcctcctcctggctgcCGGGGGCTCCCGAGCCAGGCCCAGGGCCCGGAGCTcccgggggggcgcggggccggggcggctcCTCttcgggctcgggctccggctcgggCTCCAGCAGCAGCTCCTCAGGCTCCAGTTCCTCAGACTCCAGGCCGTTCCCGTAGTCCCCtgcgccccccggggccccctccccggcctccccaccGGCCCCGGGCACAAGATggcgccgccgccccggcccggaGCCCCGACCGCCCGCAGCCcccgctgctgctgccgccgccgccgccgccgccatcgcCGCTCAGACTGGGGCCCGCCGCCCGGCGATTGGAGAACAGCGCCGGGCACGCCGAGGATTCATTAGTCTAGCAACCTGCCCGTCACCACGAGCTAGGACTCCATTGGGGGATATTGCTTGGCAATCAAATAAGACCCCACCCCTAAGGCGGGATATTGCGCCAAATCCTCAAATCCCGGTAGGGGAACTGGCCTGTCAATCAACACACGCCCCACCTCCTCTCAAGCCCTTAGGTAACAATACCGCCACGCTGTGACGACATtcctgcttccccccacccccacctccaggcgGATCCGCGAGTATATGACGCTCGGTGATTGGCCGCTGGCTAGGGCGAGGAGAAAAGGCCAATCTTCCGATCGCCTCGCAGCAATAGCCCTCTCGGATGCCGATTGGCTCGTGAGATTCGAAGAGCTAACATCCGTTTCGTGACAGGTGAACCT
Coding sequences:
- the LOC121493843 gene encoding polyadenylate-binding protein 2 isoform X3, coding for MEEEAEKLKELQNEVEKQMNMSPPPGNAGPVIMSIEEKMEADARSIYVGNVDYGATAEELEAHFHGCGSVNRVTILCDKFSGHPKGFAYIEFSDKESVRTSLALDESLFRGRQIKVIPKRTNRPGISTTDRGFPRARYRARTTNYNSSRSRFYSGFNSRPRGRVYRGRARATSWYSPY
- the LOC121493843 gene encoding polyadenylate-binding protein 2 isoform X4; translated protein: MATPASAPDTRALVADFVGYKLRQKGYVCGAGPGEGPAADPLHQAMRAAGDEFETRFRRTFSDLAAQLHVTPGSAQQRFTQVSDELFQGGPNWGRLVAFFVFGAALCAESVNKEMEPLVGQVQEWMVAYLETRLADWIHSSGGWFSQTTGAEMAAEVIFSEILSDCDSALNSPVPEELEAIKARVREMEEEAEKLKELQNEVEKQMNMSPPPGNAGPVIMSIEEKMEADARSIYVGNVDYGATAEELEAHFHGCGSVNRVTILCDKFSGHPKGFAYIEFSDKESVRTSLALDESLFRGRQIKVIPKRTNRPGISTTDRGFPRARYRARTTNYNSSRSRFYSGFNSRPRGRVYRGRARATSWYSPY
- the LOC121493843 gene encoding polyadenylate-binding protein 2 isoform X1; translated protein: MAAAAAAAAAAGAAGGRGSGPGRRRHLVPGAGGEAGEGAPGGAGDYGNGLESEELEPEELLLEPEPEPEPEEEPPRPRAPPGAPGPGPGSGAPGSQEEEEEPGLVEGDPGDGAIEDPELEAIKARVREMEEEAEKLKELQNEVEKQMNMSPPPGNAGPVIMSIEEKMEADARSIYVGNVDYGATAEELEAHFHGCGSVNRVTILCDKFSGHPKGFAYIEFSDKESVRTSLALDESLFRGRQIKVIPKRTNRPGISTTDRGFPRARYRARTTNYNSSRSRFYSGFNSRPRGRVYRGRARATSWYSPY